A region from the Corylus avellana chromosome ca7, CavTom2PMs-1.0 genome encodes:
- the LOC132188568 gene encoding uncharacterized protein LOC132188568 has product MRVFSGWRRFLFCLPLIFFLPHLFSVMELHQNSNVEYPQKKHSKKVDHLVLGPAAGQGLPNRLQCEGIKALNKSFFSHISRGGENIAFVTVFAIYNSSPNIHVDDKSDLVIVGNTSYSKVERSMAILNVFIDFIQTTMPQSNIIILTDPASDLQMRRNRVAFHPIQGEYSRDRLMLQRIRSYIAFLETRLEELSHNKGHITHYIFTDSDVAMVNDLGQIFRDYPNFHLALTFRNNKAQPLNSGFIAVRGTPDGILRAKVFLQEVLKVYSSKYMSASRMLGDQLALAWVIKSDPSFDTTKFTKPQAFLEKIGGASVLFLPCAIYNWTPPEGAGQFHGMPLDVKVVHFKGSRKRLMLESWNFFNSSGNMSDMLCLILSSGRTKYDF; this is encoded by the exons ATGAGAGTATTCAGTGGCTGGCGCCGTTTTCTCTTCTGTCTTcctctcattttcttccttCCTCATTTGTTCTCTG TTATGGAATTGCATCAGAACTCGAATGTCGAATATCCACAGAAGAAACATAGCAAGAAAGTTGATCATCTTGTGCTTGGGCCTGCTGCTGGACAAGGCTTGCCCAACCGTTTGCAATGTGAAG GTATCAAAGCTCTCAACAAGTCATTCTTCTCCCACATATCCAGAGGCGGAGAAAATATTGCTTTTGTCACTGTTTTTGCTATTTATAATTCTTCCCCGAACATACATGTAGATGATAAATCAGACTTGGTCATTGTTGGGAATACTTCATATAGTAAGGTGGAGAGATCAATGGCCATACTGAATGTCTTCATTGACTTCATTCAG ACGACAATGCCTCAAAGCAACATTATAATTCTTACGGACCCAGCATCTGACCTTCAAATGCGCAGAAATAGGGTTGCCTTCCATCCAATTCAAGGTGAATATTCACGAGACAGGTTGATGCTTCAAAGAATCAGGTCTTACATT GCTTTTCTAGAAACAAGGCTTGAGGAGCTTTCTCATAACAAGGGGCATATCACTCATTACATCTTCACTGACTCAGATGTAGCAATGGTTAATGATCTAGGACAGATATTTCGGGATTATCCAAATTTTCATCTGGCTCTCACCTTCCGGAACAACAAAGCTCAACCTTTGAATTCAGGATTTATAGCAGTGAGGGGTACACCTGATGGGATTTTAAG GGCAAAGGTTTTTCTACAAGAAGTATTGAAAGTCTACAGTTCAAAGTACATGAGTGCTTCCAGAATGCTTGGAGATCAGTTAGCTCTTGCCTGGGTTATAAAGTCGGACCCTTCCTTTGACACAACGAAATTTACCAAACCACAAGCTTTTCTAGAAAAAATTGGAGGTGCCTCAGTACTATTTTTACCTTGTGCTATATACAATTGGACGCCACCCGAAGGTGCAGGTCAATTTCATGGCATGCCCTTAGATGTTAAG GTTGTCCATTTCAAGGGATCAAGGAAACGCCTAATGCTAGAGTCTTGGAACTTCTTCAATTCCTCTGGTAACATGTCAGATATGCTATGCCTCATCTTAAGTAGTGGGAGAACAAAGTATGATTTTTGA
- the LOC132187137 gene encoding uncharacterized protein LOC132187137 has protein sequence MLAYLTTGSSIRFLRYCRIFLPPVPATPFSLLTRKSSRALMETTNTTSSSFASFARSDRSGGRGKDMEMRTDRGRSRGRGGGGGSSKDKIDALGRLLTRILRHMASELNLSMRSDGYVKVQDLLKLNMKTFANIPLKSHTIDDVREAVRKDNKQRFSLFEENGELLIRANQGHTVTTVESESLLKPILSAEEFQVCVHGTYRKNLEAILESGLKRMKRLHVHFSCGLPTDGEVISGMRRDVNVLIFLDVRKALEEGMKLYISDNKVILTEGFDGVVPVKYFEKIESWPDRKPIPF, from the exons ATGTTGGCTTATCTGACCACCGGCAGCAGCATTCGATTTCTGCGCTACTGCCGTATTTTCCTGCCACCTGTCCCCGCAACTCCTTTTTCTCTACTCACCAGGAAGAGCTCTCGTGCCCTCATGGAGACAACAAACACCACCAGCTCTTCTTTCGCTTCTTTTGCTCGTTCGGATAGAAG TGGTGGTAGAGGAAaggatatggagatgagaacTGATAGAGGGAGATCAAGGGGGCGTGGTGGCGGTGGCGGCTCTAGCAAAGATAAAATCGATGCTCTTGGTAGGCTATT GACGCGTATTCTGCGCCATATGGCTTCTGAGTTGAATTTGAGTATGCGGAGTGATGGGTACGTGAAGGTTCAGGATCTATTAAAGCTGAATATGAAGACTTTTGCTAATATTCCGTTAAAATCACACACTATTGATGATGTTAGGGAG GCTGTCAGAAAGGATAATAAGCAGCGTTTCAGCCTCTTTGAAGAAAATGGGGAGCTTCTGATACGTGCAAACCAAGGCCACACAGTAACG ACGGTTGAATCTGAAAGCTTATTGAAACCCATCCTTTCAGCTGAAGAATTTCAAG TGTGCGTACATGGAACCTATAGGAAAAATTTGGAAGCAATTCTGGAGTCTGGTCTGAAACGCATGAAAAGATTGCATGTTCACTTTTCATGCGGCTTGCCAACAGATGGGGAAGTGATAAGTG GTATGAGACGGGATGTCAATGTTTTGATCTTCCTAGATGTCAGAAAGGCTTTGGAAG AGGGAATGAAGCTTTACATTTCAGACAACAAGGTCATCTTAACTGAAGGTTTTGATGGTGTTGTGCCGGTCAAGTACTTTGAAAAGATAGAATCCTGGCCTGACAGGAAACCCATACCATTTTGA
- the LOC132188491 gene encoding small ribosomal subunit protein uS15-like: MGRMHSRGKGISASALPYKRTPPSWLKISFQDVEENICKFAKKGLTPSQIGVILRDSHGIAQVKTVSGSKILRILKAHGLAPEIPEDLYHLIKKAVSIRKHLERNRKDKDSKFRLILVESRIHRLARYYKKTKKLPPVWKYESTTASTLVA, translated from the exons ATGGGTCGTATGCACAGTAGAGG tAAGGGTATTTCGGCTTCTGCTCTTCCATACAAGAGGACCCCACCAAGCTGGCTGAAGATCTCTTTTCAGGAT GTTGAGGAGAACATCTGCAAGTTTGCTAAGAAGGGTCTGACTCCATCTCAAATTGGTGTTATTCTTCGTGATTCTCATGGGATTGCTCAGGTTAAGACTGTTTCCGGTAGCAAGATTTTGCGTATACTGAAGGCCCATG GGCTTGCTCCTGAAATTCCTGAGGATCTGTACCACCTCATCAAGAAAGCAGTCTCCATTCGCAAGCATTTGGAGAGGAATAGGAAGGACAAAGATTCTAAGTTTAGGTTGATTCTGGTTGAGAGCAGGATCCATCGCCTAGCTCGCTACTACAAAAAGACAAAGAAGCTTCCACCTGTATGGAAATA TGAATCTACCACCGCCAGCACTCTTGTGGCTtag